From Glycine max cultivar Williams 82 chromosome 11, Glycine_max_v4.0, whole genome shotgun sequence, the proteins below share one genomic window:
- the LOC112935895 gene encoding REF/SRPP-like protein isoform X4: MLEEYAFSFSYSDSDNQEVSMNINRTGNKKNRGTFKCNSTTEVTPHQMRSSACKMIRTLVQLMRTLEKMPEERTIMMKLLYYDDVTPADYEPPFFKGCTDEETYHPWEKNPLKMEVGNVNSKHFVLALKVKSVLDPCEDDNEGVQDDFSAGDDSMQQNEYYDTDSEVYLTQGNRYIVAPIDNTQDPVDDEQQLVRVKEWINCCHRDTIEFNDVLSNFPDISVVLSEEITDKLVEEGVLSKIGKETYAINKDKNLEYEFAIVKEEIDGQIPQVFDRALQVEDRIYMKSKICARVGGWSLYTT; the protein is encoded by the exons ATGCTTGAGGAATATGCAT TTTCATTTAGCTATTCAGATTCTGATAATCAAGAGGTGTCGATGAATATCAACCGCACTGGAAACAAAAAGAACCGGGGGACCTTCAAGTGTAATTCGACTACAGAAGTTACTCCCCATCAGATGAG GAGTTCTGCGTGTAAGATGATCCGAACTCTCGTTCAGTTGATGAGAACTCTGGAGAAAATGccagaagag CGCACTATTATGATGAAGCTCCTCTACTATGATGATGTGACG CCAGCTGATTATGAGCCTCCTTTCTTCAAGGGATGCACTGATGAAGAAACTTATCATCCATGGGAGAAGAATCCATTGAAAATGGAGGTTGGGAATGTAAACAGCAAGCACTTTGTGTTAGCTCTGAAG GTGAAGAGTGTGCTCGACCCTTGTGAGGATGATAATGAGGGAGTCCAAGACGATTTCAGCGCTGGAGATGATTCCATGCAACAGAATGAATATTATGATACTGACAGTGAG GTTTATCTTACTCAAGGGAATCGATATATAGTTGCTCCAATAG ACAATACCCAGGACCCGGTGGATGATGAGCAACAACTGGTCCGGGTCAAGGAGTGGATCAACTGTTGTCACCGTGACACTATCGAGTTTAATGATGTTCTATCGAATTTTCCAGACATCTCCGTG GTTCTATCCGAAG AGATCACAGACAAGCTTGTTGAGGAAGGTGTGCTATCAAAGATAGGGAAGGAAACCTACGCCATTAACAAGGACAAG AACCTTGAATATGAGTTCGCCATTGTGAAGGAAGAAATTGACGGTCAAATTCCTCAAGTCTTTGACAGAGCTTTGCAGGTTGAAGATCGCATATACATGAAa TCAAAGATTTGTGCAAGAGTGGGAGGATGGAGTCTGTACACTACATGA
- the LOC112935895 gene encoding REF/SRPP-like protein isoform X3, producing the protein MLEEYAFSFSYSDSDNQEVSMNINRTGNKKNRGTFKCNSTTEVTPHQMRSSACKMIRTLVQLMRTLEKMPEERTIMMKLLYYDDVTPADYEPPFFKGCTDEETYHPWEKNPLKMEVGNVNSKHFVLALKVKSVLDPCEDDNEGVQDDFSAGDDSMQQNEYYDTDSEVYLTQGNRYIVAPIDNTQDPVDDEQQLVRVKEWINCCHRDTIEFNDVLSNFPDISVVLSEEITDKLVEEGVLSKIGKETYAINKDKNLEYEFAIVKEEIDGQIPQVFDRALQVEDRIYMKLKYKSDVSCAQVKYTPNTDLK; encoded by the exons ATGCTTGAGGAATATGCAT TTTCATTTAGCTATTCAGATTCTGATAATCAAGAGGTGTCGATGAATATCAACCGCACTGGAAACAAAAAGAACCGGGGGACCTTCAAGTGTAATTCGACTACAGAAGTTACTCCCCATCAGATGAG GAGTTCTGCGTGTAAGATGATCCGAACTCTCGTTCAGTTGATGAGAACTCTGGAGAAAATGccagaagag CGCACTATTATGATGAAGCTCCTCTACTATGATGATGTGACG CCAGCTGATTATGAGCCTCCTTTCTTCAAGGGATGCACTGATGAAGAAACTTATCATCCATGGGAGAAGAATCCATTGAAAATGGAGGTTGGGAATGTAAACAGCAAGCACTTTGTGTTAGCTCTGAAG GTGAAGAGTGTGCTCGACCCTTGTGAGGATGATAATGAGGGAGTCCAAGACGATTTCAGCGCTGGAGATGATTCCATGCAACAGAATGAATATTATGATACTGACAGTGAG GTTTATCTTACTCAAGGGAATCGATATATAGTTGCTCCAATAG ACAATACCCAGGACCCGGTGGATGATGAGCAACAACTGGTCCGGGTCAAGGAGTGGATCAACTGTTGTCACCGTGACACTATCGAGTTTAATGATGTTCTATCGAATTTTCCAGACATCTCCGTG GTTCTATCCGAAG AGATCACAGACAAGCTTGTTGAGGAAGGTGTGCTATCAAAGATAGGGAAGGAAACCTACGCCATTAACAAGGACAAG AACCTTGAATATGAGTTCGCCATTGTGAAGGAAGAAATTGACGGTCAAATTCCTCAAGTCTTTGACAGAGCTTTGCAGGTTGAAGATCGCATATACATGAAa CTCAAGTATAAAAGTGATGTTTCTTGTGCCCAAGTAAAGTACACTCCTAATACCGATTTGAAATGA
- the LOC112935895 gene encoding REF/SRPP-like protein isoform X7, giving the protein MLEEYAFSFSYSDSDNQEVSMNINRTGNKKNRGTFKCNSTTEVTPHQMRSSACKMIRTLVQLMRTLEKMPEERTIMMKLLYYDDVTPADYEPPFFKGCTDEETYHPWEKNPLKMEVGNVNSKHFVLALKVKSVLDPCEDDNEGVQDDFSAGDDSMQQNEYYDTDSETIPRTRWMMSNNWSGSRSGSTVVTVTLSSLMMFYRIFQTSPWFYPKRSQTSLLRKVCYQR; this is encoded by the exons ATGCTTGAGGAATATGCAT TTTCATTTAGCTATTCAGATTCTGATAATCAAGAGGTGTCGATGAATATCAACCGCACTGGAAACAAAAAGAACCGGGGGACCTTCAAGTGTAATTCGACTACAGAAGTTACTCCCCATCAGATGAG GAGTTCTGCGTGTAAGATGATCCGAACTCTCGTTCAGTTGATGAGAACTCTGGAGAAAATGccagaagag CGCACTATTATGATGAAGCTCCTCTACTATGATGATGTGACG CCAGCTGATTATGAGCCTCCTTTCTTCAAGGGATGCACTGATGAAGAAACTTATCATCCATGGGAGAAGAATCCATTGAAAATGGAGGTTGGGAATGTAAACAGCAAGCACTTTGTGTTAGCTCTGAAG GTGAAGAGTGTGCTCGACCCTTGTGAGGATGATAATGAGGGAGTCCAAGACGATTTCAGCGCTGGAGATGATTCCATGCAACAGAATGAATATTATGATACTGACAGTGAG ACAATACCCAGGACCCGGTGGATGATGAGCAACAACTGGTCCGGGTCAAGGAGTGGATCAACTGTTGTCACCGTGACACTATCGAGTTTAATGATGTTCTATCGAATTTTCCAGACATCTCCGTG GTTCTATCCGAAG AGATCACAGACAAGCTTGTTGAGGAAGGTGTGCTATCAAAGATAG
- the LOC112935895 gene encoding REF/SRPP-like protein isoform X8: MLEEYAFSFSYSDSDNQEVSMNINRTGNKKNRGTFKCNSTTEVTPHQMRSSACKMIRTLVQLMRTLEKMPEERTIMMKLLYYDDVTPADYEPPFFKGCTDEETYHPWEKNPLKMEVGNVNSKHFVLALKVKSVLDPCEDDNEGVQDDFSAGDDSMQQNEYYDTDSETIPRTRWMMSNNWSGSRSGSTVVTVTLSSLMMFYRIFQTSPWFYPKTSLLRKVCYQR, translated from the exons ATGCTTGAGGAATATGCAT TTTCATTTAGCTATTCAGATTCTGATAATCAAGAGGTGTCGATGAATATCAACCGCACTGGAAACAAAAAGAACCGGGGGACCTTCAAGTGTAATTCGACTACAGAAGTTACTCCCCATCAGATGAG GAGTTCTGCGTGTAAGATGATCCGAACTCTCGTTCAGTTGATGAGAACTCTGGAGAAAATGccagaagag CGCACTATTATGATGAAGCTCCTCTACTATGATGATGTGACG CCAGCTGATTATGAGCCTCCTTTCTTCAAGGGATGCACTGATGAAGAAACTTATCATCCATGGGAGAAGAATCCATTGAAAATGGAGGTTGGGAATGTAAACAGCAAGCACTTTGTGTTAGCTCTGAAG GTGAAGAGTGTGCTCGACCCTTGTGAGGATGATAATGAGGGAGTCCAAGACGATTTCAGCGCTGGAGATGATTCCATGCAACAGAATGAATATTATGATACTGACAGTGAG ACAATACCCAGGACCCGGTGGATGATGAGCAACAACTGGTCCGGGTCAAGGAGTGGATCAACTGTTGTCACCGTGACACTATCGAGTTTAATGATGTTCTATCGAATTTTCCAGACATCTCCGTG GTTCTATCCGAAG ACAAGCTTGTTGAGGAAGGTGTGCTATCAAAGATAG
- the LOC112935895 gene encoding REF/SRPP-like protein isoform X5 — MLEEYAFSFSYSDSDNQEVSMNINRTGNKKNRGTFKCNSTTEVTPHQMRSSACKMIRTLVQLMRTLEKMPEERTIMMKLLYYDDVTPADYEPPFFKGCTDEETYHPWEKNPLKMEVGNVNSKHFVLALKVKSVLDPCEDDNEGVQDDFSAGDDSMQQNEYYDTDSEVYLTQGNRYIVAPIDNTQDPVDDEQQLVRVKEWINCCHRDTIEFNDVLSNFPDISVVLSEEITDKLVEEGVLSKIGKETYAINKDKNLEYEFAIVKEEIDGQIPQVFDRALQVEDRIYMKFVHNECSTAQV; from the exons ATGCTTGAGGAATATGCAT TTTCATTTAGCTATTCAGATTCTGATAATCAAGAGGTGTCGATGAATATCAACCGCACTGGAAACAAAAAGAACCGGGGGACCTTCAAGTGTAATTCGACTACAGAAGTTACTCCCCATCAGATGAG GAGTTCTGCGTGTAAGATGATCCGAACTCTCGTTCAGTTGATGAGAACTCTGGAGAAAATGccagaagag CGCACTATTATGATGAAGCTCCTCTACTATGATGATGTGACG CCAGCTGATTATGAGCCTCCTTTCTTCAAGGGATGCACTGATGAAGAAACTTATCATCCATGGGAGAAGAATCCATTGAAAATGGAGGTTGGGAATGTAAACAGCAAGCACTTTGTGTTAGCTCTGAAG GTGAAGAGTGTGCTCGACCCTTGTGAGGATGATAATGAGGGAGTCCAAGACGATTTCAGCGCTGGAGATGATTCCATGCAACAGAATGAATATTATGATACTGACAGTGAG GTTTATCTTACTCAAGGGAATCGATATATAGTTGCTCCAATAG ACAATACCCAGGACCCGGTGGATGATGAGCAACAACTGGTCCGGGTCAAGGAGTGGATCAACTGTTGTCACCGTGACACTATCGAGTTTAATGATGTTCTATCGAATTTTCCAGACATCTCCGTG GTTCTATCCGAAG AGATCACAGACAAGCTTGTTGAGGAAGGTGTGCTATCAAAGATAGGGAAGGAAACCTACGCCATTAACAAGGACAAG AACCTTGAATATGAGTTCGCCATTGTGAAGGAAGAAATTGACGGTCAAATTCCTCAAGTCTTTGACAGAGCTTTGCAGGTTGAAGATCGCATATACATGAAa TTTGTTCACAACGAATGCTCTACAGCTCAAGTATAA
- the LOC112935895 gene encoding REF/SRPP-like protein isoform X2, whose amino-acid sequence MLEEYAFSFSYSDSDNQEVSMNINRTGNKKNRGTFKCNSTTEVTPHQMRSSACKMIRTLVQLMRTLEKMPEERTIMMKLLYYDDVTPADYEPPFFKGCTDEETYHPWEKNPLKMEVGNVNSKHFVLALKVKSVLDPCEDDNEGVQDDFSAGDDSMQQNEYYDTDSEVYLTQGNRYIVAPIDNTQDPVDDEQQLVRVKEWINCCHRDTIEFNDVLSNFPDISVVLSEDKLVEEGVLSKIGKETYAINKDKNLEYEFAIVKEEIDGQIPQVFDRALQVEDRIYMKALYHVLPMTHVSVTKLQSLLEGEVNQIAARKILDKMVRDGIIEPKGSKRLGKRVIHSDLTERKFIEVQKALSATTEAMDVDHCEPNSKSKKTGFRLNGSNYDVSTYGVLHSIGSDLTRMKVTSETNYSDSGNGQKASKAKEPGNTPISRPVISRESFAQGKENGRTNGIANQGDEADTIICSKSSQDKRPRKTSAAKEPIHQNMKRQRSEAQ is encoded by the exons ATGCTTGAGGAATATGCAT TTTCATTTAGCTATTCAGATTCTGATAATCAAGAGGTGTCGATGAATATCAACCGCACTGGAAACAAAAAGAACCGGGGGACCTTCAAGTGTAATTCGACTACAGAAGTTACTCCCCATCAGATGAG GAGTTCTGCGTGTAAGATGATCCGAACTCTCGTTCAGTTGATGAGAACTCTGGAGAAAATGccagaagag CGCACTATTATGATGAAGCTCCTCTACTATGATGATGTGACG CCAGCTGATTATGAGCCTCCTTTCTTCAAGGGATGCACTGATGAAGAAACTTATCATCCATGGGAGAAGAATCCATTGAAAATGGAGGTTGGGAATGTAAACAGCAAGCACTTTGTGTTAGCTCTGAAG GTGAAGAGTGTGCTCGACCCTTGTGAGGATGATAATGAGGGAGTCCAAGACGATTTCAGCGCTGGAGATGATTCCATGCAACAGAATGAATATTATGATACTGACAGTGAG GTTTATCTTACTCAAGGGAATCGATATATAGTTGCTCCAATAG ACAATACCCAGGACCCGGTGGATGATGAGCAACAACTGGTCCGGGTCAAGGAGTGGATCAACTGTTGTCACCGTGACACTATCGAGTTTAATGATGTTCTATCGAATTTTCCAGACATCTCCGTG GTTCTATCCGAAG ACAAGCTTGTTGAGGAAGGTGTGCTATCAAAGATAGGGAAGGAAACCTACGCCATTAACAAGGACAAG AACCTTGAATATGAGTTCGCCATTGTGAAGGAAGAAATTGACGGTCAAATTCCTCAAGTCTTTGACAGAGCTTTGCAGGTTGAAGATCGCATATACATGAAa GCTCTCTATCATGTTCTTCCGATGACACACGTTTCAGTCACTAAGCTTCAAAGCTTGCTTGAGGGAGAAGTAAACCAGATAGCAGCACGAAAGATCCTAGATAAAATGGTGCGGGATGGAATTATTGAACCCAAAGGCAGCAAAAGATTAG GGAAACGTGTTATCCATTCTGACTTAACTGAAAGGAAATTCATTGAAGTCCAGAAAGCTCTAAGTGCTACTACTGAAGCAATG GATGTTGATCACTGTGAACCAAATAGCAAGTCCAAAAAAACTGGTTTCCGTTTAAATG GAAGCAACTATGACGTGTCTACATATGGGGTTCTCCACTCTATTGGATCAGATTTAACACGAATGAAAGTGACATCTGAGACAAACTATAGTGACTCCGGGAATGGACAGAAAGCATCAAAGGCAAAAGAGCCCGGGAACACCCCCATAAGCAGG CCAGTTATTTCAAGAGAGAGTTTTGCGCAAGGCAAAGAGAACGGAAGAACAAATGGAATAGCAAATCAAGGGGACGAAGCTGACACAATCATATGCAGCAAGTCTTCCCAAGACAAACGACCAAGGAAAACTAGCGCG gcGAAGGAGCCTATCCATCAAAACATGAAGCGACAGAGATCTGAGGCTCAGTGA
- the LOC112935895 gene encoding REF/SRPP-like protein isoform X1, which yields MLEEYAFSFSYSDSDNQEVSMNINRTGNKKNRGTFKCNSTTEVTPHQMRSSACKMIRTLVQLMRTLEKMPEERTIMMKLLYYDDVTPADYEPPFFKGCTDEETYHPWEKNPLKMEVGNVNSKHFVLALKVKSVLDPCEDDNEGVQDDFSAGDDSMQQNEYYDTDSEVYLTQGNRYIVAPIDNTQDPVDDEQQLVRVKEWINCCHRDTIEFNDVLSNFPDISVVLSEEITDKLVEEGVLSKIGKETYAINKDKNLEYEFAIVKEEIDGQIPQVFDRALQVEDRIYMKALYHVLPMTHVSVTKLQSLLEGEVNQIAARKILDKMVRDGIIEPKGSKRLGKRVIHSDLTERKFIEVQKALSATTEAMDVDHCEPNSKSKKTGFRLNGSNYDVSTYGVLHSIGSDLTRMKVTSETNYSDSGNGQKASKAKEPGNTPISRPVISRESFAQGKENGRTNGIANQGDEADTIICSKSSQDKRPRKTSAAKEPIHQNMKRQRSEAQ from the exons ATGCTTGAGGAATATGCAT TTTCATTTAGCTATTCAGATTCTGATAATCAAGAGGTGTCGATGAATATCAACCGCACTGGAAACAAAAAGAACCGGGGGACCTTCAAGTGTAATTCGACTACAGAAGTTACTCCCCATCAGATGAG GAGTTCTGCGTGTAAGATGATCCGAACTCTCGTTCAGTTGATGAGAACTCTGGAGAAAATGccagaagag CGCACTATTATGATGAAGCTCCTCTACTATGATGATGTGACG CCAGCTGATTATGAGCCTCCTTTCTTCAAGGGATGCACTGATGAAGAAACTTATCATCCATGGGAGAAGAATCCATTGAAAATGGAGGTTGGGAATGTAAACAGCAAGCACTTTGTGTTAGCTCTGAAG GTGAAGAGTGTGCTCGACCCTTGTGAGGATGATAATGAGGGAGTCCAAGACGATTTCAGCGCTGGAGATGATTCCATGCAACAGAATGAATATTATGATACTGACAGTGAG GTTTATCTTACTCAAGGGAATCGATATATAGTTGCTCCAATAG ACAATACCCAGGACCCGGTGGATGATGAGCAACAACTGGTCCGGGTCAAGGAGTGGATCAACTGTTGTCACCGTGACACTATCGAGTTTAATGATGTTCTATCGAATTTTCCAGACATCTCCGTG GTTCTATCCGAAG AGATCACAGACAAGCTTGTTGAGGAAGGTGTGCTATCAAAGATAGGGAAGGAAACCTACGCCATTAACAAGGACAAG AACCTTGAATATGAGTTCGCCATTGTGAAGGAAGAAATTGACGGTCAAATTCCTCAAGTCTTTGACAGAGCTTTGCAGGTTGAAGATCGCATATACATGAAa GCTCTCTATCATGTTCTTCCGATGACACACGTTTCAGTCACTAAGCTTCAAAGCTTGCTTGAGGGAGAAGTAAACCAGATAGCAGCACGAAAGATCCTAGATAAAATGGTGCGGGATGGAATTATTGAACCCAAAGGCAGCAAAAGATTAG GGAAACGTGTTATCCATTCTGACTTAACTGAAAGGAAATTCATTGAAGTCCAGAAAGCTCTAAGTGCTACTACTGAAGCAATG GATGTTGATCACTGTGAACCAAATAGCAAGTCCAAAAAAACTGGTTTCCGTTTAAATG GAAGCAACTATGACGTGTCTACATATGGGGTTCTCCACTCTATTGGATCAGATTTAACACGAATGAAAGTGACATCTGAGACAAACTATAGTGACTCCGGGAATGGACAGAAAGCATCAAAGGCAAAAGAGCCCGGGAACACCCCCATAAGCAGG CCAGTTATTTCAAGAGAGAGTTTTGCGCAAGGCAAAGAGAACGGAAGAACAAATGGAATAGCAAATCAAGGGGACGAAGCTGACACAATCATATGCAGCAAGTCTTCCCAAGACAAACGACCAAGGAAAACTAGCGCG gcGAAGGAGCCTATCCATCAAAACATGAAGCGACAGAGATCTGAGGCTCAGTGA
- the LOC112935895 gene encoding REF/SRPP-like protein has protein sequence MAKTELEVTVESKNKELKHLGFVRIAAIQTFVIVSNLYEYAKQNSGPLRSAVGTVENTVTTVLGPVCNKFKDFPDDVLVYVDKKVDEASHKFDEHAPSFAKHLADQAKGVIQKVTCEAGKVASEAQSGGSRAAVHFVATESKHFVLINSVKLWNGLTHYPPFHALAEIAVPTAAHWSEKYNHVIKAMTQKGYSFIGYLPLIPVEEIAKAFKQGEANLKGDNAASEEQRLESASDSD, from the exons ATGGCAAAGACTGAG TTAGAGGTGACTGTTGAGAGCAAGAACAAAGAACTAAAGCACCTGGGATTTGTGAGGATTGCTGCTATTCAAACTTTTGTGATTGTGTCAAATCTGTATGAGTACGCAAAGCAGAATTCTGGGCCTTTGAGATCCGCTGTTGGAACGGTTGAGAACACTGTAACCACCGTTCTTGGTCCTGTCTGCAACAAATTCAAGGACTTCCCTGATGATGTCCTGGTTTATGTTGACAAaaag GTGGATGAAGCTTCCCACAAGTTCGATGAGCATGCTCCTTCCTTTGCCAAGCACCTTGCGGATCAAGCCAAGGGTGTGATTCAGAAAGTGACTTGTGAGGCAGGGAAAGTTGCAAGTGAAGCTCAATCTGGGGGGTCAAGAGCTGCTGTTCATTTTGTTGCTACAGAGTCAAAGCATTTTGTGTTGATAAATTCGGTGAAGTTGTGGAATGGACTCACCCACTATCCACCATTCCATGCATTGGCAGAGATAGCAGTTCCCACTGCTGCTCACTGGTCAGAGAAGTACAACCATGTGATCAAGGCCATGACTCAAAAGGGTTATAGTTTCATCGGGTATCTACCTTTGATTCCCGTTGAAGAGATAGCCAAGGCATTCAAACAGGGAGAGGCGAACTTAAAAGGAGATAATGCAGCCTCTGAGGAACAAAGATTAGAATCTGCATCTGATTCTGATTAA